One Epinephelus fuscoguttatus linkage group LG16, E.fuscoguttatus.final_Chr_v1 genomic window, tcagtcacttttatgtagcctatgtgtcaTCAGGCAATTTCACCCACACTCCAgggttttaatatttatgttttgtttacatttcattgaatgagtttgaatatgaatatgtcaaGAAATGGGTCTATATTCAGCAAATTGCCTAATTAACGGGCAGGCTGGAGTACAAAGCAAACTTACCTCTCTCAAGTGCACATCTCTGGAAGTCTTGTAGTGCCATCCGAGGacgaaacacaaacaatacagtaatgtaataatatagcctacatatatcttaaaatacacaataatgagTCATGAAAAGTTATGTTTGTATTATTTAATTACACAGAAACCACATGGTAAGTGCTGTTCTCAAATCTACAGCGTACTTTCACCAAAACTTACAGGAATACtaggcagtactttccaccCAAGTATATACTAGCAAAAGAGActgggctggattatgaagtttgcactgtttgcccaTCCTTAGTCTGAAAGTACTGGGTAATTTCTccaaaacttacagggaaactaggcagGACTTTCCACCCAAGTATATACTAACAAAAGAGActgggctggattatgaagtgtgcactgtttgcctgtccttagtctgaaagtactgggtaatttccccaaaacttacagggaaactaggcagtactttccacctaagtatataccaacaaaagagaccgggctggattatgaagtttgcactgtttgcctgtccttagtctgaaagtactgggtaatttccccaaaacttacagggaaactaggcagtactttccacctaagtaTATACCAACAAAAGAGActgggctggattatgaagttttcactgtttgcctgtccttagtctgaaagtactgggtaatttccccaaaacttacagggaaactaggcagtactttccACATAAGCATATACCAACAAAAGAGaccgggctggattatgaagtttgcactgtttgcctgtccttAGTCTGTAGCGTGGCACTCAGATGTTAACCCTTTAAAGACAGTTAGTTCAatgcttcacaagataaaaatatttccagaaaataaaacaaagatgaatCAAAGTGTCCCCCAGCCCCAGAGCAGGCGCAACCTGTACCTTTTGCTGTGGTATGGCGGTTTCTGCCAGATGAAATGGACCACAcaggttatttttattttatttgagcttttttttttttttttttaaattcaactttactaaacatgtttaaaaaaagacacagaaaaacaaataacaaaaatattgcatataaacaatacaataaattaGTTGTTGAGTAAGTTAGATGGTATGTGTCATGTTCAAAGGGATAGGAAGAAGTTAAGAATTTTTCTATGTCCTACCACATTATACTGTTatactataaaaaataaaatttaaaactaGGAATTCTATCTATAACAATAAGTGTTGGTTTTGAGCTGACAACACTGATTGTTATAAATAGAATCCCTAGTTTGAATttctatgttttattttcagagtAAGAAACATCTGCTGCTAGATGGACTGATGGGTGAGGTAGCCCAGACTAAATGTAGCCTTTTCGTTGTTCTGCTACAGTATTGCTGCAATAAAGCACTTGAAAGACACTTTAAATATTCTTGCTTGGCTGGTATCATCCAACTTGAAATGACTGGAAAATGCATAATTTAGTGTTGAATAACGTGCCGGGCAAGTGCACCCCCTCTGATCTTAGATGCACCTCTAGTCATTATTTTCTGGAACCGGCCTTGGTTAGATATTGAAGGACTGGACATATTTACTATATGCCTCTGTACTCAGTTCTATGGAATCAATCAACAAAGcgtgatttttgcattttgctAGATTTATGCTGATGTGCTCAGTAGGTATTTAACATATCAGCATAAATCTGACTTAAATAATGTGAAATGTGAGTGAGTAGCCTTGGCAAGACAATGGTttataggctgaccaaacgtcctctttttcccggacatgtccacttttcacgtcctgtccggggcgttCGGGgttgtttataaattgatgataatgtccggttttccttgtgtgtgtgtgtgtgtgtgtgtgtgtgtgctagagtgtggcacgggccgcatatttctgttcgaacccgacagtcattcggttttgttatgtccgaaaccgaactgagcccgacattatttaattactaaagcactgagtttgagTCACAcggttgttatggttacaggctatttaacaggccaggcgtgcgccgtgggtgctccgcggagagggagacctccgtgtttgagacgggagcaggcggcgggaggtccgaggcttccagcgaggggagaggtagaaacaaacagccaatgtgtgtgtgtgtgttctgttcaggtgttgtcacgtaaataacagtccccaagcaataaacaggacagacaataggattttatttatttttacactacattttcactgaaagctgaccgaatccgacccgagcccgaatacaatttatagctacatttttgaccgaacccGGCCGACCCGTTGGGTAGGCCTACCGTCGGGACCcggatcgggtagccacactctagtgtgtgtatgtgtcccctatctataggggcctatctgaatttctgtctttgagagatattattttgtaactgaattttctatccatacatataaactttaaatatattaaaattataaggcatctttgaataaactgcgagtatcatttaagtaggctatcttgtggcgggccgagtgtcctcttttttggaaatcaaaatatggtcaccctaattTAGCCATATTTGCACTATAGCTCTATAAAGTCTGCAAATCCAGATTGAAGATTTATACGATCTGTACATAATTTCTCTTTATCAAAATGCACTTGATGACTGTTAGATATTTAAGGATCAATGTATTTACTAAATGCTactgagtttttaaaaaatcagctGAGCCTGATTTGTTTAACATTTGatcatttattattaaaatgcACTTGATGACAATGTCTGCAATCTGGTGCGTTTTAATGTTGGCATAGTGAAGCGTAAACATGGCCCTGTTAATGGCACATAATATGGAACACATGTTATTTTTACATTCTAATGTCAACACGgctagataaaaaaaaaaaaaaagttacgaCAGCATTTACGGCTGTAGCTGGTTGATCTTTTTACGACACTGCATCATACGGCAAAACATGGCGCTGCGCAGAGCTTAGGAATGAGACAACTGACAGGCGTTAAAGGGAAGACAGTTCGCTTTCTTTCTCTGCTTTGAGGTCCATACAGCAGCTCTCCGCTTAGCTAAGACTCGATTAACAGTTAGAGAATAACAGCACAGTGTGAAGTGAAGCGAAATGGCGGCGCAGGGAGGCATCGTGTTCCAGCAGAAGGTCAGCAAGCTGCTAAGCAGACACGAAGGGAAGAAACCAGTCCTGAAACCCAACAGAGCTCTGTCTCTGAAAGATGCTGTAGCTAACCGCAAACCCAACAAAGGAGGTAAGtgatgaagaaataacattacTGAGTGAATACCGGGGTTCTTCCGACGGTTTGCTGATATGACTCATTCAGTAGCCTGTAGCACCTGATACCGGgctgtaacgttaacgttacacgCTTTCAGCTGAACAACATCTGTGGATAAAACTTTACAAAGTGATAAACTGATgtcgatggatggatggacggatacATAGATGGATAGATGTATGACGCGCAGGCGTCCGCGTTGGCTAGACTTGATTCAGTGGGATCTCCATCCAGCACTCTACTGTAGTTGAATGTATCCATTAACGTTATACATAACATCGTTTGGGCTAGTAGGCTACATATCTTTCTTCCctgcaaaaagtaattttaATCCAAAAGAAATTCGTCTGATTGGCAACTGCAGCAAATTGTTGGGAATCATTGGCCCATCTGTTCAACAAATTAAATCTGCTGTTCATTTTcaatattaacatttattaaaCACATTATGATGTATTTCCCAACTTTCTCTTGATGAATTATGATGTCCAGTATTTATCTTCCCTATTACAGCAACAACATGATTACTCTCacttaataaaaatataaatatacatacaaacatatatatgtgtgtgtgtgtgtgtgtatatatatatatatatatatatatatatatatatatatatatatatatatatagacacgtatatatgtgtatatatatatatgtgtgtgtgtgtgtgtgtgtgtgtgtgtgtgtgtatgtatataaacatatataaacTAATGCTCCATTGTATGTATTagttgtgttcatgtgtatgtgtctcTTTCATTTATGGTTATTATTGCTTCTTTTTTGTCTATTGCTCTATTGTCTCATGTTTAGGAGAGAAATACTATTTGTATTAGAACATATTAGAAATCACGGAggagatttatatatatatatttatttatatatatatatatatatatatatatatatatatatatatatatatatatatacaaatctcttctgcttgttgcctctccttagcagtggtttcctagcagctatttgaccatgaaggcctgattcgcgcagtctcctcttaacagttgttctagagatgggtctgctgctagaactctgtgtggcattcatctggtctctgatctgagctgctgttaacttgccatttctgaggctggtgactcggatgaacttatcctcagaagcagaggtgactcttggtcttcctttcctgggtcggtcctcatgtgtgccagtttcgttgtagtgcttgatggtttttgcgactccacttggagacacatttaaagtttttgcaattttccggactgactgaccttcatttcttaagtaatgatggccacttgtttttctttagttagctgattggttcttgccataatatgaattttaacagttgtccaatagggctgtcggctgtgtattaacctgacttctgcacaacacaactgatggtcccaaccccattgataaagcaagaaattccactaattaaccctgataaggcacacctgtgaagtggaaaccatttcaggtgactacctcttgaagctcatggagagaatgccaagagtgtgcaaagcagtaatcagagcaaagggtggctattttgaagaaactagaatataaaacatgttttcagttatttcacctttttttgttaagtacataactccacatgtgttcattcatagttttgatgccttcagtgagaatctacaatgtaaatagtcatgaaaataaagaaaacgcattgaatgagaagttgtgtccaaacttttggcctgtactgtacatatatatatatatatatatatatatatatatatatatatatatatatatctgtagactgtatatatatatatatatatatatatatatatatatatatgcagtaTCCAGGTCAGGCTCTCAGTGATGGGGGCACCAAGGTACTTAAGGCTGTCCACCCTCTTCACTGAGGAGCTGTTAATATTAAGGGGGGCTAGTCAGGCTTGTGCCGATTTCCGGTTTAACCGGTTTGGTCTGGTTTAAGAGCTCCACCTGGTTTTATTCACGTCAACCATATAAAccggaggagaaaaaaaaaaaaagattttcacaTCGGCGGCgtgtcaagggactatattcaacgtatcttgcattgtaacatgcattatgacaacttaataaggtttatgtttgtttataaatgaagtggaggagcctacaagtgttttgtttagtttgtctcagaggcttcAGAGGGACTCTGCAGCTccgctcagctgtctgctgctgctgcgagagATGAAATTTCATTGGGGCGGGGAAAAGTGCGagggagtcagcagtcattcagtttgttgccctagtaacccgtttccactgaagaagttcctggtactatttggggggttggcactactacaggaacgtcctctcgttCGGCcatctcaaccgccgtgtctccactgaacGGGCAGAGTCGGAGGAAGGTTCCTTGGTGTCCTTCTGtgtcttctccttcttcttgtgtaaccttgcgtgtattggcggttaatacagcattaccgccacctagtggattggaagcgcATTACACCTATAATGGACTTTTATTGCGATTATTGCTTTTATgcgacccccagtggtaaaattaggtatataattcgatatatcagttcggttagatatttggctttaaatcaaaccggttggaaaattttcaaactcTCTGACTCTCAGGAGTAGGTTGTTTTTGTAATAATGCATGTTCTAAATCCCATTGGTTTTAGATGGTTAACATGTAGCCTTTCCTCCACAGAGGCCACTTGTATCACAGAGATGTCCGTCCTGATGGCCTGTTGGAAGCAAAACAACTTTGTGGACAGTCTGTGCTATAATGAGATGAACACCTTCTTCACCTGTGTCAAGACAGCTCGGGTATGTTCACATAAACAGCAACACAACTGATACATCAACTGGTTAGTGCTGTAAGATGACGTGTGTTCAAGCTGAGCTGGTTAATGTACAATTCTACAGGGCTCCTAAAGTGACACAAAAAACGCCTTTTCTAATGCACACTGGGAAATTACACCTTCACTGAAAGCCAATAGAAGAGGTGCAGCCGCGCACATCCAGTAAGACAGGTGCTGGACCAAAAAAAACATAGGCAGTcagaaaagaagaggaagggCCGCACACTTTTTGCTCCCAGTTGAAGTgcaatttaaatttatttagcACATCCCAAAACAACAGTGATGCGTTTTGAGCAGCGTATGCTCTTCGTCAACTTAGGTGCTGTGAGAGGCCATCTTAAGTAACATAGATCACGTGACATAATCAAGATCACATGGCAATCAGCTGCAACAATTGAGTGATCCGATCCACCTCACTATCtgtataaacatattttcttttaaaaccaaACATATTTTTGATCCAGAATAAATGATCTGATCAGTTACTCCACTATCTGTATGAACTCATTACATGagtcaaaacatgttttcacatgGTCAAGGACAccaaaaagtgacagtggaTATGTATAGAAAAAACTCTGCATTACACTACACTAtacaaaagaataaaacacCATCAGGCCAGCTGGCTGTCATACTTTCAGTTGACTATGTAGAGGAGCCTCTATATAGAACTACACTATTTTTCAAATTCATTTTGGTgaaccaaaatgtttttcatgtttgtttcaaGATTTTGTACTTAAGttttttgtattaattttaGCTCGTTTAGAACATGGCAGTACTCACACATTTTagttcttttttgtgtgtgtggaggacacaaatatttttgtgtaAAGGACACAAACATCTTTTTGTAAatcaacacaaacatttttaaccATACATCAATATTTTAACCATACATCAACATTGCATCACGGCCCGTATCACAGTTTCAAAGAAATGGTTTTATATTGAAGTCCTTATAAAAGAGGTGTTGGTTTACTGTAAGCGTGTGACTCAGTGATGATGTATGACTGAAGCCTTAAGTGCTGGTTTTATGGATGGTCAATCTCCACAGGTTGTCCGGTAAGAACAGGATGATGATGGGTGATAATGAATCCAATTCACACACTGATTGACTTGCcactcatttattttctgctaGTCAGAATATCCATAGGTGAGGTATATGATGGGGGGTTACTAcgataaagaaataaaacagagaaCATGCACATATATTAATAtgtaacaataaaaaacattaacagtatggcatgaaaacaaatgaagttACTTAAGGAAATCAGACTACAACATTGAATAGATGAAGAGAGTCCTGCCCTCAATACTGTAAGGGAGTGTCAATAAGGGATAAATCAgtaaaactagggatgcacctaaatgaaaatttgtggccgaagccgaatattattaaacacttggccgaataccgagtaccgaatatcattgtttagtttttcattagtttttgcagatgaacctcctccagattagtgttgtcacggtaccaaaattgggacccactgtgcgataccaatgaaaatatggttctgagtagtatcacgatgccatagcaaaaatgaggcagatgttccttttgtcatttatgaaaagataaatcacttttctataatacatcaataatgtttcaaaggaataaattacttattgacttattcatacttcaacaACAGCATCAAaaagtgattaacatgggggggaatcaaaataaaataaataaataaaataaaaatcaaccagccaccctcctcccctgacagtcccttcataagtaaagaacagtccctaaagtgtggtgaggtttgtggactgttactgacacaaagacagaaatgtgaaaggctcgtttctcctctgacacatcacatacctgtgttcggctggctcggctgttgaggtacttctgggcagtcatgacaccaagaagaggatattattggggccgacttctccgtcgccgggtaagccgatggccgccgtatttgacaggaatacattactgtctgtgtctgtgacccccgttgaACCCACAACtgatgggattcgcctttcgtttctgctgctggttgaaatctgtaggctgctcgcacagcatgctgaatgatttaagcctattttgctcgctcaaaactatttttagtcgcaaatgcgagtgccgtgacggacggatcgccacactgccgacattttattccgcccgtcacggcacgctgtttgattgcgttatcaaaacacgctgctattattcggccttgcttttaacttattccaccgaataccgaatgtgtgttttttttgcaatattcggccaaatatatttggttaccgaatattcggtgcatccctaagtA contains:
- the chchd1 gene encoding coiled-coil-helix-coiled-coil-helix domain-containing protein 1; the protein is MAAQGGIVFQQKVSKLLSRHEGKKPVLKPNRALSLKDAVANRKPNKGEATCITEMSVLMACWKQNNFVDSLCYNEMNTFFTCVKTARAAMKNKDQTSLQGGQLHPKQATTLLKRFPNLRTEI